Sequence from the Molothrus aeneus isolate 106 chromosome 15, BPBGC_Maene_1.0, whole genome shotgun sequence genome:
CCGCCGTGGGCGGGAGGGAGCCGGAGGGAGCCGTGAGGGAGCGccgggagcagggacacctccctgctGCACCCGGCACCGGAGAGCGTCCAGCAAAGGCCGCAAtgatggtgaagggtctggagcatctctcttttATAAGAgacactgcaggagctgggcctgcTTAGCCGAAAAGACTCAAAGAAGGGTATCAAAAGGATGGTGCCGAACTCTTAACGGTGACTTGCCGAGGAGCAGtgcacacaaacaaaaccacaagaaaTTTCACCTCaaaatgaggaagaacttcttcatgttgagggtggcagagcactggaacagctgcctgGGCGTGGAGTGTCCCTCTCTGGAGGCATCCCAGACCCACCTGAACACGTTCCTGGATAACCTGCTCCAGGTGTCCCACTCTGGCAGGCTGCTTCggctggatgatctccagaagtcccttccaaccctgaCAAATCTGTGATTATTTGCAGTTATCTCCCACTGGTGCAAccctccccctgcagcccactCTGGGGACCATCCCTGGATGGGGCACCAAACTCCCCCGGCCCAGGCCATGAAATCCACCTGGGCAACTGGCAGTTGCAATGTAATTTGCACTTTAATGCACAAAAGGATACACAGGGCAGAGTAATTTCACTGAGGAACAGCAAGGAAAGGCTTTTTATAGGTTTTACTATAATGATTCACCATCTCCATTAATGTTTCATAATGGGTTCCCGTACCTTTAATGCTTCTTGTTACGGCAATACATCAGCCACAGGTTGTTCACCTGTTTCAGAGAAACACCTCTTTCTTCACTGGGTCACAGTACAGGACTCCTGCAGCTACAGAAATACCCATGTGTTGTGTGTGCCACCAacaccaggctgctgctggagccattTATCTTAATATAAATTAAAGGGCATGGTTGTACAGATAATCCTGATCTTGGTTCCAAAGTCTGCATCCATATGTGAACAGCTATGTTGACTTGTTACATATTATTATTGTAAGAAtgagttaattaaaaaacacCATGACCTAATACAGACCTGTtttttatatacacacacaatgTACATACATAAAGGTACTGCAGGACGTATCAGGCAGccataatatataaaataaaaaacgtATATTATACTTTCCAAACATAAATCATGGctgccaaattattttttaatctttcatttGTTACTAGGCTGAGTAAATCCAGCTGTTACCAGTTCTGGAACAGCTGCTTTGTATTTAATGTCCAAAGTCAGGCACCAAGCAGTAACATGGAATTTCAAAGTCAGGTAAATTGCATTTATGttagaagataaaaaaatcaacaaagtTCTTAGGAACAAATAACTGGTGCAATTATTCATTCTGAGTCATTAGCTGACCATCAAGCCACACCCTCTTCCTAGGAATCATGTAGCCCATTCtacaaactgaaaacaaaatacattcTGTCATTGCAAGTACTTAATCAGTACAGAGAAGTAGGGGGGAAGTCCTGTGCTATTATAAACTCACAGACTCATTGCCTAATCTCAGGAAGAACTCACAAAATTGAAGTTTACTGGCACCTGGTCAGGgttctttttgaaaaaaaaaaaaaaaaacacgaAAACCACATTGCCTTAAATGTGTAAGTTCTTCTGCAGGAAGAGGAAACAGAGTAGGCTGATAAGAGAATTCACAGGAATCTAACTCAGTTCTGTGACCAGTACACACTTGattctttctttctattttttatggCCAGTCCCAACTGCTGCCCATGTCTGTGCTGCCCAGTTATTGTTCAGCATGTTTTTACAACCAGCTTGGTTAGAAGCAGTAATAGCCATATAAACACCTATCATTAAAACTGTATTTCTACACTAAAATAGGTTATTTCCCTCAAATTCCAGTTACACTGGGACAAACCTCTGTCCAttagcagaaatatttctgctctGAGAGGTCAATTTTGACAAAGGGTCTTAAGTGACAGTTAAACCAGAACAGAACTGTGCATGGAGCAGACAACACAcactcctcccttccctctaACAAACATGGATTGGCAGCACTGCTGTCTGTGTCATTCCCAGGGAaatcagaaagcagcagcagaaattgtTGTTGGCTCCTTCTTTGCAGGCACCTGGAATATTTTGCTATGTtgtgctgtaattttttttaaatatgctgTGTTGTGCATAATAGGAGACAGGTGAATTCCAGGCCATGGAATATGAGGGAAGACATCTATCCATGTCCTAGCAGAATTCCAACCTGTGCAATATCTTTATTATTAACTTCAGTGCTTGGAACTGTCACCAGTTACTAGTTCAAATCCCAGGAATGAGAAAGGCCACATAATAAAACACAGCAGGGAAGGTactattatttctattttttaaaagtataaaagTCCTGTACATTTgacaaatacttttaaaatcaaGCACAGAAAACTCTTGGGCTACTCCATTGCATTTCAGTAAGAATCAGACATCAGGCAGGTGAACTGTCACTCATCTGACTCAACATACCAGCCTTGAAATTTAATACTAAATCCCAAATGAAGTATTCTGGTCCATCTcagctgaaaacaaaaactaaTAATTTTCTGTTCAAATATTCGGGCTTTTTTATAGTTCAGCACTACAGTAAAATACCTCATTGGTTAAATGCTAtagaaatacaggaaatttcTACATACTTTTTTTACAAATACACATGTACAAGGCAGGAACAGTCCTTAATTCATGATGAGTTCTTAACATTCAAAATATAGTATGATTTTAGCATTCCATATGGGCATATCCTTGTATGTCAGACAGCACCAGTATCTTCTTCTTTTTAGGCAGCACCAGTGCTGAACCCATTGTAGTTGCTGAAAAGGGTTCCAGGTCAAACTCTGCCAGCCACCATTCGTACTCCTCACTTGCCAACAACCCAAGCAGAGCAGAATGTAAACTACCAGTTATGCTCATCAGAGACATCAACTATCCTCAGCCAGAATCTCAGGATATTCCTCCCAGAACTGGTCCCCAATGATGTCACAGTGCAGGGGGACAACTTTAGTCTTAGTCCGGGTCACTtccacttctttttcttcttcttcctttggcagttttattttcttagtgGTAACTTCATTAATCTGAAAATACAGTTGACACATTAGCAGATATAAAAGGCTCCAGAGTGGATTCAAAAATTCtaataaaaaagaatttaataaaaaaacacaGGACAGGAATTTCTCCCACTAAATCAATGATGCAATCATAGAATAATGAATATTTCCAAGTTAccttaaaacagaaaagcactAAACCAACTATGAGCTGAGCCACTTTATTGAACAGAAATTTGTAAATCCTTTGCCATGGATATACTTAGGACCTAATCCTGGGAAGGGCCTGGCCCCAGTGATACAACATTGTCATCTGCTGATACATGTTTCATCTCAGTGGTCATAATTTGTATCGAAGCCAGACTGCAGAGACTGGTTTTTATATTATGCTCAtagaaacagcttttaaaaacatctcCAAAACAATGAGTCATCTTACACACAATTACATGGCAAATATAGTTAATTTTAAGACATAtttattcctagacatacactGGAGATACATGTGGTGCTCTTACAGTGCAGTCTGTCTGCCACAGTGTAACTATTTAAAATATCAGCCCAAAGCAAGTGgcaatagggttttttttttaccttctgcCATATTAGGACAGTTCCTTTTCTATACATCAAAGGTTCATTGTTGTAGTTGATGTTGAATTCAGAAAATAAGATTTCATTCTTATCTCCAGCCAAAGTTCcctgagaggaaaggaaaagaaaaatactcttgaagaaaacaaacaaattgtTTTTCTAGGATAGAGGAGGGGTCAATACTAGAAGCAAGACAGACATTTGTAAAGGTTTTTCACCTTTAAGTCACAAGGTTAAATCGCTTCTCTCAACAGAAGAATTAACTCCAACTGCCAAATGAGTATTAAAACTGAGAGGGTTCTTATTACATTTTCAAGACAAATGAAAGACAGTCAACAGATTccagaagaaaacaggaataatCTGCTAAAGTCTGTACAAGGAGACAAAAACACGACAGAAGGGACTGGCAATGAACAGAACCTGAATTCTGCCACTATTCCTCTTGGTTTTGGATGCTGAACATTTTATGACATTTCTAAGTCTTCTGAAATTGTTAACTAAGAACGTAAACCCTGCTAATAATTGACCAAAATTACATTATTTGCTAGTGGTATTAATACCTGCACAACTGAAGAAGTTGTTGATTACACCCACAAAATTATTACAGTAAGAACAGACAAGCCAGGTCTGCTGGGCAGGCAAGACACTTTGCAAATcttatgatttaatttttagCTGTAAAAACCCACGACTTCTGCAGACTCTTACCCGGAGCCTCTCCTGTGCTTGCACTGGTGTCAAACCACCTCGCTGCACAAGCATCCAGAACACTGTATTATAAAGGTTATTAATATGGCctagagaaaacagagaaattagTGTGAGGATGGTTATTTACCAAATCTGAGTGACAACTTAGGAAAAAACAGCTTTACCTCCAGAGCTGTATCCAAGAAACAGCCAAGAGTAATGGGGAATTAATAGAATCAGTTTCTAAAGAAGATACAATGTTTACAATACATTTTAAGGTACTGCATATCATGACTAGAAGACAAATTTCATAAGTGAAAagggcacagcagaggctgaAGGTGTTTATGTAtgatataaattattttcatttgacATTAGGGACTAGGTATTGACAAAGATCTAGAGACAAATCCAGTGGTCTGTTCTAACATGGAATATTCAGCACTTTTGATTACAACCTGCTGTGAATTTGAATATTCATATCTCTTCATTAAAGAATACCTTGGCTAAGCCAACTCTGAACgtcaaaattaatttattaattctaTTAGCAGTTCTAATATTTCTTGTGCTGAATTCACTCTCAGGATGCAATAAATTTAGTTGCAGCCTGAGGTCTCCAAATTTCAGCCAGTACCTATACAAACCCCAGGACAAGTGTAATATTATTGAAAACTACCACCTTACCTGCTGTTCTTTCACTGACAACTGTATATACAAACACACTGGCAGAAAAGACATTTCTGGTCAGAGAAATTAACTCAACTGCACAAATCTCTCTTTTCTAGGGACACTCACAATCTGCTTGCCTCCAGCTGAGGTAGTCCTTCAGATTCTGGTTGCTGGGATACAACACAATCCGTCCATCAAATCCTGGTGGGTACAGAAGCTGCTGGTCCTTAAAGTAATCCTTCCAATAGAACACGTAACTTGAGGAAAACTGGGAGACCACATGAGTCATGAACTTACTTGCAAACacagaacaagagaaaaaaaaagaaatatatgaGCATCATTATATATCTGTGCTTATCTGAGGTATCAGTAGTGATAACTCTAGtggaaagcagcattttttaaataatggcCAAACAGATGAGGAATGGCACAGAGACTTTTGAACAACAGAGGCAATGAGAATTGTAGCTTTCTTAAATTGTAACTTTCTTTAATTGTAATTTTCTTAAAAGGATGGCTATTTATAATGTATTGATTGTTTATATAATAAGTTGTTTATACAACTTTTTTACAAGCTCTGTATTATTGAACATATTTTCCTGATAGATCACATGTAAAGTATCCACATTAAAAACTTGAACTGACTGCAGTGTAAGCACCAGCCCTCCTCCTAACCTCTGTGTGTAGGTATAGGCAAATCTGAAGAAGAATTGTAAAGAGATATTAAAAACAAGTTCACTTCAGTATCAAAGCAGCTGTTACCTTGCTCTTCTTTTAAACCACCTGCTcttctttttgaaaacaaaactatATTCATCACTCTGTCCATAAGCAATAGCAATATCCTCCAGTTCTTGCATCACTGTCTGGGCACATTTGGTCATCAGGTGCAGAGCACGGTCATCATTTGGCTTTTTGAATTCATGCTGCTCAGAAAATCTTCAAAGCAAAAATGGCTGCATAAGAGTCTCTTTAAAAGGTACTAAAAATGCTAACACATTCATTTTCCTCACGTTTGCTTTATATGAATATTGATTTCCAGTATCCTCTCAATACTGACAAAAGAATTCTCTCCAGGTCTGAAAAGCAGGAACATAAATCCTCGTTATCCACTCTGGATAAGCCATTCTCTTTCCCACCAGTATCTGACCCTAACCAGTCTTTTAAAACAGCTGGTTTATGTATTTTAACTGGAAATTGATAACAAATACGACCTTCTGTAAACTCCCTTTCTCACAGGGTGTCTTTAATATTCAGTCCAATAAGGGCAACATTATCAATAAACTTGTTAAAACTCAAGAGCTTTACCAAAACCAGAGATAATATCCCAGCAAAAACCTGCGTTATCTACCAGCCGCGGGAACTGTGCCCCATTTAAGCCGAGGGAAGGCAAATGCCACACAGACACTGACTCCAAACATCAGTACACATCCCATCCCCGGATagcagctgctgtccctccccATCACACTCGAGGCACTGGAACCATTTCCCTACTCTGCCCATTCCCTACCACCGGCTCTGAAGTAACCCGTGAAAACAAAATCCCGGGGGAATTCTGTGCCCTGGAGAGGCCGAGTGGGGGACACGAGCATCTCTAACCCCGCACCTGCAGGGCTCATACAGGCCGGACAGGAACAGCCCAGCACAAGCGGGCACCACGCAGGACCCCGCTCTCTGCGCAGCGCTCTCAGCCCGCACCCGCGGGGTccccgcagcgcccgcccggccctgcccgcacCTGTGGAAGTTGCGGCCGTCCAGCCGCACCACGATCCAGCAGTTGGGCAGGACCGTGTCGTCCGCCTCGAAGTCCCGCACGTACTCGAACTTGCTCTTGGCCATGGCGAGGCCGCTCGGGGAGCCCGGAGCGCAGCCGGCAGCGATGGCCGCGGCCGCCCGGCAGCAGCGCAGCATGCCTGGCGCGGAAGCGGAAGGAGCggcgcccagcccagcccttgtGGGCGGCCCGGAGCGGCGCTCGGCGGTGCCGGCGGAGGGCGGGCGGAGCCGGCGGGCGGAGCGCGGGGCGGCTCCGGCAACGGCGCCCGTGGCGGCTGCGGGGCGCGGAGCCGGGGGCCCGTGCGCCCCGCTCCGAGCGCGCCGAGCAACGAGCACGGGATGGGCGGTCGGGGCGGCCCCACCGGTGGGCGCGGGACGGGGGGACAGCGCGACCGAgccggcggggctggggctcgGTGCGCGCCCCGCGGTTGGTGCGGGATGCGGGTTCGGTGCGcgccggcggcgcggggccgcggggagCGTTGGCGCAACGGTGGCGGCGGCCGAGGAGCGGCGGCGGAGCGATGGAGCGCAGGGTCAGGCACTGCCGCTTCCGCGCCCGGGCGAGCCCCGCCTCGCcccccaggcacagggaggtCATGGGGCCCCTCGGAGGGCTGCGCGCCCAGGTGCAGGAGCACCCGAGCCGGCCCGGGCACAGCGAAGGAGCGGCGAAGAAGAGCAGGTGCATCCCGGCTCCGGCGGCGGTTGAGGAAGAGCCCCGGAGTGCTGTCAGGAGAGAAAGGGACCAGGAAAGGGGCAGCGGTGACCGCCAGAACGAGGAGAAGGTCCTGGAGCAAACGGGGAATAAGTCCTGGAGAAGATCTGCCGTCCAAACGGAGCGACCCAACGTGACCTTCGAGGCCCGCCCAGTGAAGGCGGAGAAGAGCGATGCCCGGGCTGGATCCCTGTGCGAGCTTGGGAACCCTGCTCAAGATCAGAATACCCCGGTCTTGTTTCAGTCCTTACCTCCCAGGTCCCACGTACAGCTCCAAGGCCCTCTTTCCTCGCAGCTGGTGCATGTGACTCCAGTGCCGGTAAAACAAGTGCCAGTCCAATTGCAGCCTCTACTGCAGCGGCCAAAGATTGAAACAAAAAACGTTCCCCTCACAGTCCTGCCCTCGGATTCAGGTATTATGGTCAGAGATCTTGCAGGGTACTGCTTATCAGGCAGGAGAACATAAGGGGAAAGGTCATGTTAGAAAACCATTCCTTTGCAAAGGCTGGGTTTAGCACAACTCTTGCACAGTGTAAGACACAAAAGCACAGGAGCAGAGTTCTGACATGGTTTGTTACAATCAAGGCAATTTTGTCACATTCCTCCCTTTCTGCATGAAACCCCTTAGGACAGTGTTCAGAATTACACTAAGTTGTGATTCCAGTTTTAAGGTCAGGAATCTGcttgatttttaaagctatATAGTAGTCCTGTATCTCTCTGAAAAACTCTGTTAAATGAAGAGCCTTTTGAAGCATCTGTattagaagcttttttttttaatatctagacattcaaaattaattacttAAGTAAGGTCTTAAAGACTTTTCCCCTTTATTGGTGATGTGAAAgagttaatttttaaacattttccagGAGGAAATTGCTTGCTCAGGGATCAGTTTTAAGGGGCCTGTGGATTCATCATGTTGCCAGCTCAATTTAAATGCTGCCCGTGTTTACAAAGAGCCAAAGCCAGGTATCATGTAACAATCATTTGGGAACACATGTTCCTCCAACAAAACGAGTGTCCAaatccaaaaaaagaaaaaaatatttatatctcAAAACAAACAACTCAACAAAACCCAAGCAGAAACCCAAAACAGCAACAGCCACAGTTGAGAAGGCAGGGACTGCACAGGTGTGGGACTAAGCAGCCTCCCCATCCTTAGTCCTAGTCCCTCCATCCTTAGGGCTTTGGTTACATAGTTCTGGTGGTGATAATAAATTTGTGGTGGTATGGTCTGTGCTATACATAGTTTATAAATTCATAAGAAAACAAGCCAACTAAAATCCAAACTAGTGTGTTAGCAGGccctgtttctttcttttttttttttttttttttttaattatatgtaaCAAAAGCCAGGTAACTGATTCCTTGTGCAGTGACTCAGCAAAGGGCAGTGGAGGATTTTGTAGGAACTGCTCTCCAAACGTGCACTGAGTTTCATCTGTTCCAAAGCTCTGGTGATGCTGTGGGTGTGATACTGAGTGTGACCTGCTGTATCCCCTGGAAGGTTTTGATCTTTCCCTCTCTTATTGCTCAGGGATGCCAGACACTCCCTTCAGCAAGACCAAAAGTGGCCGTGTGAAGCGTCCCATGAACGCATTCATGGTGTGGGCCCGGatccacagggctgctgtggccaAAGCCAACCCAGGGGCCAACAACGCAGAGATCAGCGTCCAGCTCGGCCTGGAGTGGAGCAAACTCACTGAGGAGCAGAAGCAGCCCTATTATGAGGAAGctaacaaaataaaactgaggcacagggaggaatttcctggTAAGCATCTTAGTTATTTACCCGAATGCTTTAGAAGTGCAGGGCTTTCTGGAAAATCGATCTCTTGTATTGTGGCAATCAAcagagatagaaaaaaaatacagatatttcaAGTACATAATCCTTCTGTGTGCTTGAAACgatgaattttttaaagcatccaAAATGCTGGTGCTTAGAACACTGCAGCTACAGCAGCTTTTTTGAATGCTTTAATAGTCTAATGGCCAGAGAATGAGTTTGTGTGGCCTGCTGCATCAGTTTCCTTGCTCCAGAAACAGCTGCCCAGGTGGCCTGTAGTGACACATGTGTCCATTTCTTAAAAGCAGGAAAGGGAAATGTCTCAGGAAGCACAAACAGCATTGTATTCTGTGGGATTCTTCAAAATGGTGACTTGAGGTTCTTACATAATTGTGTGGAAAATGTTTCACAGCCTTTAGTCAAGTGTTAAAATTTGTACCCTTAACCATTTCATTTATCCAGAAGATAACAATGTAAAACACTTCTAAAAAGCTGTTGAGATACCAGGTGTTGTGatcctttctctctctgttgtCATAATGCTGCTTGTTCATGATGCTGCCTAATCTGTCATAAAGAAAAGAGCATcactctccctctctccttgcatcttaaaaaaaaaaaaaggtgtttctttAAAGTTGCATTAAGAGTTAACCTGTGTAAGAAACCAAACAGCTCAGTGTAAATTCATGATATATTCTTATGTCTGTTAGTGTTTGGTAATGTTGTCAGGCAAAGGCAAACCTGCTTTTCCACAATCTATCCAGGGTTCCCAGTAGAtcatattttctgttatttctgttCTCAGATTTACGTGAGACTTAAGGGGTAAAGAAACCATGAGGAAAGACCACATTTTGAGTAGCCATGTTTTTCCTCCACACTGAATGCCCACAGTGCAGTGACTGTCATGTTCTCCTTAATGTGATTTCCTCAGCTGGGCCACATCTCTCCCCAGTATTTGGTAGTTTTTTGTCTCACGAGCTGCTACTACTTGGTAACTTCTAAACAATacacaaatatttctatttcatttccATCTCTAGTAAAATTCCCCATTTCCAGCTCACCAAAACAAGTGGAGCATTGCCATTGCCTAAAGGAGCAGCTTTTGGACTTGTCTTATCAGATCCTTCAGAATTGCAGATAAGATAACTTTAGATAAATAATGAAACTATCCAAAATATTGGATGTCTGCATCTTTTCTTCATCTCTGACAGGTTGGGTTTATCAGCCAAACAGAAAGAAGTGTTCTCCAccacctggctctgctgcatTTTCGGGCACTTCCCAGAGTACCATCACTACAAATCCAGCTGGCACCCTTCCCTTCTCATCACCTACTTACTCTTTTGTCAACTCCAGTGTTAAGAACAGTATTGGACGTCCAGTCTGTGAGTTTTCAGTAGTGAATTATTTTAAGAATTCAGAAATTACCTGTTCCAGTAGTgacagggaaagggggaatagcttcaaactgaaagagagtaggtttagattagatgttgGGAAGAAACTTTGCTGTGAgtgtggtgaggccctggcacaggttgtccagaggaGGTGTGATTATTTACCAACACTTCTTTTCTGCTTAAGATGTTAAGCTACAGCTGCTTCTTTCCTTCATTTGGTCTCCACCTCACAGATACCCTGGAAGGATCCTTCTTTTTTACAAAAAGTCCACACTGGCAGTGAAATAGTGTGAGAGCCCCCAGACCAGTATAAGAGCTGATCTGCATATTCCTTAGAGAAAGAGTTTTGGCTCTGTCAGTGCATGGATATGGATTTCAACAGCAAATAGCTCAGATCCAGGCAATGGCATTTTCCTCTTTAAGCATTCTGCAAAGGGCTGCTTTCTTTTCAATGagacaagaaaatgaaatgcctGATTATGATGTGTGGTAATACTTGGAgatattaaaacaaaagaatacTCAGCTTTGTTCTGATGAAGTTCTGAGTTAGTGATGTTTGAAATTTCTTATGCAATGTGTTTTGAAATCTTTTCCTATGAAGGCAGCCCTGTTGATGAAGTGTGACTTGAGAGTGTACATTGAAGTTTGTGCTCTGCAAAACATTTCAAAGTAAAATTGTCTAGTGTGTACATTCATTGATGAAATAAGGAAACATATTGGAGATTAGAGTGGTTTAGGCTCCTGAGCACACAGATTTGTTATAAATTTGGCTCATTTCATGTCAGTAGACTTGTGAGGTCTTCTGACATGAAGGCACACTCCAACCCATTGTGGGGCCTTACTAGGACAAGACAGAGCCTGACCAGAGCAGTGGACCCACATCAgccacttccttcctcctgTGGGTTTCTGTGCAATGCAGCTTTAGTGTGTGGGCTCCAAACCCATCTCTCAGAATGGTGTCACATTAGATGTATGACGTGAGTTACTGGGAAATTTCAGGGGGAATTATTCTGACAGTACCCAGAAATGCTGTGGTTTGCTGTGATGCTGTTTATCAGAACTCTGTTCATGTCTGACAAGTAACTGTTTTGTGTTTGAAGGTGAGTCTCCCGCCATCCGTCTGCCGGCTTCTTCCATCCCGCACGCTGTGCCCATGACCCTTTTCCAGACCACGGCTGCAAGCACCACATCAGTGGCTGTTGCAGTTCCAACCCTGCCCCTGCGCCCTGTAGTTTCATCACAGCACTTTGCTGAGCCTGCTCAGACAGAAGCTTTTGTATCACCTGGGCTCAATTTCTCCCTGAGGAGACCTGCACCCGTTTTCGCTGAGAGCTTCAGCAACAGAAACCCGAGTAACATCAGCAGCACTAGTGGCAGGTTTTCTGTCTCTAACAGTGAGATGCCAGGGATTTCTGTTTTTCCTAGAGGCATAGCTCTTCCCCAGGCTACCCCTTTTATTCCCTCACCTGCCTATGTGTCTGCTCCCATTGGACAACCAGCCAGTTTGTTTGGAGGAACTCCTCAGTTTCCATTTTGCCACCCTTCCTTTATACCTGGACCTCGATGTTTCCCCTCAAGGTAATGAAACCGTTTCAATaccagtaagaaaaaaatgctgaaaggcAGAGAATGTTTTGACTTGCAGACAGCAGGTGGAGCATTGAGAGGGAAAGGAGCTCTTACCTTCCTGTagctgctgtgggctggaaCCCCCTGGCCTCAGCCTGCTTGTAATACGTGCCCAGTTACTGAAAGCTCCACAGAATTATTGCAATTGTAATTGGCACTCCCAAGGCCATGGAAAACAGAAGTATCTTCTTTCCACTTTATGGGTCTAAGTGCAGTTGATTTCAGCAGAAGAGCATTAGGTAGAGATAATGTAAATATAGTTTGAAAGCGGCCAGATAGAATTGAAGTGGGTCTGTCCTGGAGGTGTCTCCTGGGTACACTATGATTGCCATAACTGTTCATATTTCTGAAACCCGGCCTGGTGGGAAGTGTCTGCAGAATTCCTGTGTAAGTAGTAATTCCTAGTTCTTCCTTTTCAGTCAGAGGTCCCCTAATCAAAGAATTTCCAGGCTAACACGTGGTGtcctgtgggtgtttgtggGCTGAGCATGCACAGAAAGCACCAGTGCCCTGGTGCAGGTGGCAGCTCAAACACCAGGCATCTGATGCTTATTCTCTACAGGGCATCATTTTGCTTTAATGACTGTGCAGTAGCAAACCTTACAAATTATTACAATTATCAGACTTAAATTTTGTCTGTTTATGCACTGTTATTCTCACTAGCAGCAGCAACCAGTATGTTCCTGTGGCAATGAGACCACCTGCTCTTTAATTAGGGCTAATGATGACCCATCAAACTCAACAACTTCATGAGCTGACAAGTGCAATACAAGACATTTCTATTTTTGAGGTCCTTTAAGGAAACACAGAACACATATTCCCAAAATTGCTAAAAATGATTTTTGCTCAGCCCTTGGTGTCTGAAATGAGATGGTTTTGTGAGGCCTC
This genomic interval carries:
- the THG1L gene encoding probable tRNA(His) guanylyltransferase isoform X1, producing the protein MLRCCRAAAAIAAGCAPGSPSGLAMAKSKFEYVRDFEADDTVLPNCWIVVRLDGRNFHRFSEQHEFKKPNDDRALHLMTKCAQTVMQELEDIAIAYGQSDEYSFVFKKKSRWFKRRASKFMTHVVSQFSSSYVFYWKDYFKDQQLLYPPGFDGRIVLYPSNQNLKDYLSWRQADCHINNLYNTVFWMLVQRGGLTPVQAQERLRGTLAGDKNEILFSEFNINYNNEPLMYRKGTVLIWQKINEVTTKKIKLPKEEEEKEVEVTRTKTKVVPLHCDIIGDQFWEEYPEILAEDS
- the THG1L gene encoding probable tRNA(His) guanylyltransferase isoform X2, coding for MAKSKFEYVRDFEADDTVLPNCWIVVRLDGRNFHSKFMTHVVSQFSSSYVFYWKDYFKDQQLLYPPGFDGRIVLYPSNQNLKDYLSWRQADCHINNLYNTVFWMLVQRGGLTPVQAQERLRGTLAGDKNEILFSEFNINYNNEPLMYRKGTVLIWQKINEVTTKKIKLPKEEEEKEVEVTRTKTKVVPLHCDIIGDQFWEEYPEILAEDS
- the THG1L gene encoding probable tRNA(His) guanylyltransferase isoform X3, with translation MTHVVSQFSSSYVFYWKDYFKDQQLLYPPGFDGRIVLYPSNQNLKDYLSWRQADCHINNLYNTVFWMLVQRGGLTPVQAQERLRGTLAGDKNEILFSEFNINYNNEPLMYRKGTVLIWQKINEVTTKKIKLPKEEEEKEVEVTRTKTKVVPLHCDIIGDQFWEEYPEILAEDS
- the THG1L gene encoding probable tRNA(His) guanylyltransferase isoform X4, which produces MDRVMNIVLFSKRRAGGLKEEQGFDGRIVLYPSNQNLKDYLSWRQADCHINNLYNTVFWMLVQRGGLTPVQAQERLRGTLAGDKNEILFSEFNINYNNEPLMYRKGTVLIWQKINEVTTKKIKLPKEEEEKEVEVTRTKTKVVPLHCDIIGDQFWEEYPEILAEDS
- the SOX30 gene encoding transcription factor SOX-30; this translates as MERRVRHCRFRARASPASPPRHREVMGPLGGLRAQVQEHPSRPGHSEGAAKKSRCIPAPAAVEEEPRSAVRRERDQERGSGDRQNEEKVLEQTGNKSWRRSAVQTERPNVTFEARPVKAEKSDARAGSLCELGNPAQDQNTPVLFQSLPPRSHVQLQGPLSSQLVHVTPVPVKQVPVQLQPLLQRPKIETKNVPLTVLPSDSGMPDTPFSKTKSGRVKRPMNAFMVWARIHRAAVAKANPGANNAEISVQLGLEWSKLTEEQKQPYYEEANKIKLRHREEFPGWVYQPNRKKCSPPPGSAAFSGTSQSTITTNPAGTLPFSSPTYSFVNSSVKNSIGRPVCESPAIRLPASSIPHAVPMTLFQTTAASTTSVAVAVPTLPLRPVVSSQHFAEPAQTEAFVSPGLNFSLRRPAPVFAESFSNRNPSNISSTSGRFSVSNSEMPGISVFPRGIALPQATPFIPSPAYVSAPIGQPASLFGGTPQFPFCHPSFIPGPRCFPSSTFPLRAPFGYGNFSSSVPQCFGFYEERNQRQEVIFSTLDEDYRFRAYSEERLCENQRVCGSPEVVSCQSTCSEEQVLSPLPQLDVEVVEEVLPSPPSTPSSTYIVNVTDSDEEEEVKFFQVL